Proteins from a genomic interval of Spiroplasma endosymbiont of Lonchoptera lutea:
- the rplN gene encoding 50S ribosomal protein L14, with protein MIQTESQLRVADNTGAKVILVIRNLGGSVRKFTSVGDVIVCSVKQATPGGTVKKGQVVKAVIVRTKKAVRRSDGTYIKFSENAAVLIRDDKMPRGTRIFGPIAREVKEAGFNKIASLATEVI; from the coding sequence ATGATTCAAACTGAGTCTCAATTAAGGGTCGCTGATAATACAGGAGCAAAAGTAATTTTAGTAATTCGGAACTTAGGTGGTTCGGTTCGTAAATTTACAAGTGTTGGTGATGTTATTGTTTGTTCAGTTAAACAAGCAACACCGGGGGGAACTGTTAAAAAGGGACAAGTTGTTAAAGCTGTTATTGTTCGTACTAAAAAAGCTGTTCGCAGAAGTGATGGTACATATATTAAGTTTTCGGAAAATGCAGCTGTTCTTATTAGAGATGATAAAATGCCAAGAGGAACAAGAATTTTTGGTCCGATTGCTAGAGAAGTAAAAGAAGCAGGATTTAATAAAATTGCTTCTTTAGCAACTGAGGTGATATAA
- the rpmC gene encoding 50S ribosomal protein L29, producing the protein MAKKIFKDKSINDLQHRAEELKAELFALRFQSATGQLEKPHRIKELRREVARILTHLQMRKDAGEVVKPLNQQKVIISETLQKEIHQKTKVVEEKAKLKEKKLVVEKQDDVVTEQIELENQKLVAKEIKKVKDGGAPVMEEKKASKPITSKDSKESSVKTAKVTKSKAATITPNTKTDEKRGDNDGKK; encoded by the coding sequence ATGGCAAAGAAGATATTTAAAGATAAAAGCATTAATGATTTACAACATCGTGCTGAAGAATTAAAAGCAGAATTGTTTGCCTTAAGATTTCAATCAGCAACTGGACAATTAGAAAAGCCTCATCGGATTAAAGAATTACGAAGAGAAGTTGCTAGAATATTAACGCATTTACAAATGAGAAAAGATGCTGGTGAAGTTGTTAAACCATTGAATCAACAAAAAGTTATTATTTCTGAAACATTACAAAAAGAAATTCATCAAAAAACTAAAGTTGTTGAAGAGAAAGCAAAACTTAAAGAAAAGAAATTAGTTGTTGAAAAGCAAGATGATGTTGTTACTGAACAAATTGAACTGGAAAATCAAAAATTAGTGGCAAAGGAAATTAAAAAAGTTAAAGATGGTGGAGCACCAGTTATGGAAGAAAAGAAAGCTTCTAAGCCGATAACAAGTAAAGATAGTAAAGAATCTAGTGTTAAAACAGCAAAAGTTACTAAATCTAAAGCAGCAACAATAACCCCTAATACAAAAACTGATGAAAAGCGAGGCGATAATGATGGAAAGAAATAA
- the rplV gene encoding 50S ribosomal protein L22: MEAKAILRTIRIAPRKVQLIAELIRRKPVTDALAILMNTNKKASEPVLKLLKSAIANAVNNYAMDGDALLIKEVLVSEGATLKRFRPSDHGQAYKILKRTSHITIVVTDKKGGNQ; this comes from the coding sequence ATGGAAGCAAAAGCTATTTTAAGAACAATTAGAATTGCCCCCAGAAAGGTGCAATTAATTGCTGAATTAATAAGAAGAAAACCAGTTACTGATGCTTTAGCGATTTTAATGAATACTAATAAAAAAGCTAGTGAGCCAGTACTTAAACTTCTAAAATCGGCTATTGCTAATGCGGTAAATAATTATGCGATGGATGGGGATGCGTTATTAATTAAAGAGGTTTTAGTGAGTGAGGGTGCAACTTTAAAACGGTTTCGACCATCAGATCATGGACAAGCTTATAAAATATTAAAAAGAACTAGTCACATTACAATTGTCGTAACAGACAAAAAGGGAGGTAATCAATAA
- the rpsJ gene encoding 30S ribosomal protein S10 has translation MAQKIRIRLCGYDSKTVDQSIFKIVQAAQLTGAKVKGPIPLPTKREIYTVLRSVHKHKDAREQFEIRTHNRIVDIINPTPKTVNSLSRLQLPSGVDIEIKLNAIT, from the coding sequence ATGGCTCAAAAAATTAGAATTCGTTTATGTGGTTATGATAGCAAAACTGTTGACCAGTCAATTTTTAAAATTGTTCAAGCAGCGCAATTGACGGGAGCAAAAGTTAAGGGACCGATTCCTTTGCCAACCAAAAGAGAAATTTATACTGTTTTACGATCTGTTCATAAACATAAAGATGCTCGTGAACAGTTTGAAATTCGAACTCATAATAGAATCGTTGATATTATTAATCCAACGCCAAAAACTGTAAATAGTTTATCAAGATTACAACTACCGAGTGGTGTGGATATTGAGATTAAATTAAATGCAATTACCTAG
- the rplC gene encoding 50S ribosomal protein L3, which translates to MKGILGRKIAMSQVFTVEGKIIPVTVIEVQPNVVTDVKTAEKNGYTSLQLAVEDKRANLVNKPLTGHFKRAQTTPKRFSKEIREMSGFNMGDIINCDIFTPGELVDVRAISKGKGFAGVIKRHNYSRGPMAHGSGFHREIGSMGAIAPNRIFKGKKMPGRMGHQQVTMQNLQVIHIDVAKNALLVKGSIPGPKKQFVVITEAIKGLKTKTPPNLVNNQPPVETTTVDVSSVAPAA; encoded by the coding sequence ATGAAAGGAATTTTAGGCAGAAAAATTGCTATGAGTCAGGTCTTTACTGTTGAAGGAAAGATAATTCCCGTAACAGTTATTGAAGTGCAACCTAATGTTGTTACTGATGTTAAAACAGCAGAAAAAAATGGTTATACTTCGTTGCAATTAGCGGTAGAAGATAAAAGAGCTAATTTAGTTAATAAACCATTGACAGGACATTTTAAAAGAGCTCAGACAACTCCGAAAAGGTTTAGTAAAGAGATTCGTGAAATGTCAGGGTTTAATATGGGAGATATTATTAATTGTGATATTTTCACTCCTGGTGAATTAGTGGATGTGCGAGCCATTAGCAAGGGTAAAGGCTTTGCAGGAGTTATTAAACGCCATAATTATTCAAGAGGGCCGATGGCTCATGGTTCTGGATTTCATCGTGAAATTGGTTCAATGGGTGCGATTGCTCCGAACCGAATTTTTAAAGGAAAAAAGATGCCAGGAAGAATGGGACATCAACAAGTTACAATGCAAAATTTGCAAGTAATTCATATTGATGTTGCTAAGAATGCGCTATTAGTTAAAGGTTCAATTCCAGGACCTAAAAAACAGTTTGTTGTTATTACTGAAGCGATTAAGGGCTTAAAAACAAAAACACCACCAAATTTAGTTAACAATCAACCACCTGTTGAAACTACTACAGTAGATGTTAGTAGCGTTGCCCCAGCAGCATAA
- the rplP gene encoding 50S ribosomal protein L16 codes for MLMPKRTKYRRPHRVSYEGKATRGTKVSFGEYGLQAVGKLVMPKRSIVVNTDQVQKKPELQGLWITSKQIEAARIAATRYMKRGGKVWINIFPQMAKTKKPLEVRMGSGKGSPEEFVAVVKKGRIMFEVAGVTEEVAREALRLAMHKLPIRCKIVKRGEE; via the coding sequence ATGTTAATGCCAAAACGAACTAAATATCGCCGTCCGCATCGTGTTTCTTATGAAGGCAAAGCAACAAGAGGAACTAAGGTTTCGTTTGGTGAATATGGATTACAAGCAGTTGGCAAATTAGTTATGCCTAAAAGAAGTATTGTTGTCAATACTGATCAAGTACAAAAAAAACCTGAATTACAAGGTCTTTGAATTACTTCAAAACAAATTGAAGCAGCAAGAATTGCAGCGACAAGATATATGAAACGAGGCGGAAAAGTTTGAATTAATATTTTTCCGCAGATGGCGAAAACTAAAAAGCCACTTGAAGTGCGAATGGGTTCTGGAAAAGGGTCTCCTGAAGAGTTTGTTGCTGTTGTTAAAAAAGGACGAATTATGTTTGAAGTTGCTGGTGTTACTGAAGAAGTAGCAAGAGAGGCATTAAGACTGGCAATGCATAAATTACCAATCAGATGTAAAATCGTTAAACGAGGTGAAGAATAA
- the rpsC gene encoding 30S ribosomal protein S3: MGQKASPHGLRLGINKDWDSRWYAKDKNFANWLHSDIKIRKVILKKWKNAAIAKVEIERTKENITLFIHSSRPGVVLGQEGLNIENIIKAIRRAIGLTTNSKLDIKINVVDIKVPDLNAQLVAENMAQQIVNRASFRTIQKLAIRKAMKAGAKGIKTLVSGRLGGVDMARSEGYAEGSVPLATLRSDIDYAKASALTTYGLIGIKVWIYKGEILPEKKNSVKEAK; this comes from the coding sequence ATGGGGCAAAAGGCAAGTCCACATGGATTACGACTTGGTATTAATAAAGACTGAGACTCAAGATGATATGCTAAAGATAAAAATTTTGCTAATTGATTACATTCTGATATTAAAATTCGTAAAGTAATTTTGAAAAAATGGAAAAATGCAGCAATTGCTAAAGTTGAAATTGAACGCACGAAAGAAAATATTACGCTGTTCATTCATTCTTCGCGTCCGGGTGTTGTCTTAGGACAAGAAGGTTTAAATATTGAAAATATTATTAAAGCTATTCGGCGCGCAATTGGTTTGACAACTAATAGTAAATTAGACATTAAGATTAATGTTGTTGATATCAAAGTTCCTGATTTGAATGCCCAACTTGTTGCTGAAAATATGGCGCAACAAATTGTTAATCGGGCATCGTTTAGAACGATACAAAAATTAGCAATCCGTAAAGCAATGAAAGCTGGAGCGAAGGGAATTAAAACTTTAGTGTCGGGAAGACTTGGCGGTGTTGATATGGCTCGTAGTGAGGGTTATGCTGAAGGAAGTGTTCCCTTGGCAACTTTGCGAAGTGATATTGATTATGCTAAAGCATCAGCGTTAACAACTTATGGTTTGATTGGAATTAAGGTTTGAATTTATAAGGGTGAAATTTTACCAGAAAAGAAAAATTCTGTTAAGGAGGCGAAGTAA
- the rplD gene encoding 50S ribosomal protein L4, with translation MKLQVLDINGNVVKDVSLNEKVWNITPHQQAMFDATIAQQASWRQGTHQTKTRGEVSGGGKKPWKQKGTGRARQGSIRSPQWKGGGIVFGPTVEKNYKLHVNRKVRKLALKSALSLKAQNNELIIVDTISLEKYSTKAVLQICQNLKLVDNKTLLITKVADEMIVKSASNIAKFNVIAASSLNIYDLLHANKLLITLEALVNIEGVLA, from the coding sequence ATGAAGTTACAAGTATTAGATATTAATGGTAATGTTGTTAAAGATGTTAGTTTAAATGAGAAAGTTTGAAATATTACGCCTCATCAACAAGCAATGTTTGATGCGACAATTGCTCAACAAGCGTCTTGAAGACAGGGAACACATCAAACTAAAACTCGTGGTGAAGTTAGTGGTGGTGGTAAAAAACCATGAAAGCAAAAGGGAACAGGCCGAGCCAGACAAGGTTCAATTCGTTCGCCACAATGAAAAGGTGGGGGAATTGTATTTGGTCCGACAGTTGAGAAAAATTATAAATTGCATGTTAATCGGAAAGTAAGAAAGTTAGCATTAAAATCGGCGTTATCTTTAAAAGCACAAAATAATGAACTTATTATTGTTGATACTATTAGTTTAGAAAAATATTCAACAAAGGCAGTTTTACAAATTTGTCAAAATTTAAAGTTAGTGGATAATAAAACATTATTAATTACTAAAGTAGCTGATGAAATGATTGTTAAATCAGCAAGTAATATTGCAAAATTTAATGTCATTGCTGCTAGTAGTTTAAATATTTATGATTTATTGCACGCTAATAAGTTATTAATAACTTTAGAGGCGTTAGTAAACATTGAGGGGGTATTGGCATAA
- the rpsQ gene encoding 30S ribosomal protein S17, which translates to MMERNNRKVYTGIVVSSKMEKTITVLVETYKNDPIYKKRVKYSKKFKAHDQDNSSQEGDRVLIMETRPLSATKRFRLVKIVEKAIIL; encoded by the coding sequence ATGATGGAAAGAAATAACCGTAAAGTTTATACGGGTATTGTTGTTTCTAGTAAAATGGAGAAGACAATTACTGTTTTAGTAGAAACATATAAAAATGATCCGATATATAAAAAACGCGTTAAATATTCAAAAAAGTTTAAAGCTCATGATCAAGACAATTCTTCCCAAGAGGGTGATCGTGTTTTAATTATGGAAACAAGACCATTATCAGCAACTAAACGCTTTCGTTTAGTAAAAATTGTTGAAAAAGCAATTATTTTATAG
- the rplB gene encoding 50S ribosomal protein L2, with protein sequence MAIKKYKPVTNGRRNMTTLDYSVLTTDKPEKSLLTTLNRKSGRNNRGIITTRHKGGGHKRKYRIIDFKRDKDNIIGKVASIEYDPNRNAFISLVNYLDGEKRYILAPKTLEVGMEIVSGPLMDIKVGNNMPMGKMPEGTVVHNIELRPLKGGQLARSAGTSAQLLGKDESGRYVTIRLNSGEVRKILASCRATIGEVGNEDRNLVNWGKAGRNRWRGIRPTVRGSVMNPNDHPHGGGEGKAPIGRVAPVTPWGKKTLGMKTRNPRKASTKLIIRRKKK encoded by the coding sequence ATGGCAATAAAGAAATATAAACCAGTTACTAATGGTCGTCGTAATATGACAACTCTTGATTATTCAGTTTTAACAACTGATAAACCAGAGAAATCGTTATTAACTACATTAAATAGGAAATCTGGTCGGAATAATCGGGGAATTATTACTACGCGTCATAAAGGTGGCGGTCATAAAAGAAAATATCGTATTATTGATTTTAAACGCGATAAAGACAATATTATTGGTAAAGTAGCAAGTATTGAGTATGATCCTAATCGTAATGCGTTTATTTCATTAGTTAATTATCTTGATGGTGAAAAAAGATATATTTTAGCACCTAAAACTCTTGAAGTGGGAATGGAAATTGTTAGTGGTCCGCTGATGGATATTAAAGTTGGTAATAATATGCCAATGGGAAAAATGCCTGAGGGGACAGTAGTTCATAATATTGAATTGCGACCTTTAAAAGGTGGTCAATTAGCTAGAAGCGCGGGAACTAGTGCTCAATTATTAGGAAAAGATGAAAGTGGTCGTTATGTTACGATTCGTTTAAATTCTGGTGAGGTTCGCAAGATATTAGCATCTTGTCGAGCAACAATTGGTGAAGTTGGTAATGAAGATCGGAACTTAGTTAATTGAGGAAAAGCTGGAAGAAATCGTTGAAGAGGAATTCGTCCGACGGTTAGAGGTTCAGTTATGAATCCTAATGATCATCCACATGGTGGTGGTGAAGGAAAAGCGCCGATTGGAAGAGTAGCTCCTGTAACACCTTGAGGTAAGAAGACATTGGGGATGAAAACTCGTAATCCTCGTAAGGCTTCAACAAAATTAATTATTAGAAGAAAGAAAAAATAG
- the rplW gene encoding 50S ribosomal protein L23: MHITKVIKKPVLTEKSYLKINVDGKYTFEVNYKANKTQIKKAFETIFEVKVLKVNIIKKKPKAKKMGRFEGLTNASKRAIFTLKPGEKLELFNNE; the protein is encoded by the coding sequence ATGCATATTACCAAAGTAATTAAAAAGCCAGTCTTAACAGAAAAGTCATATTTAAAAATTAATGTTGATGGTAAATATACTTTTGAAGTTAATTATAAGGCTAATAAGACACAAATTAAAAAAGCATTTGAAACTATTTTTGAAGTAAAAGTTCTTAAGGTAAATATTATTAAAAAGAAACCAAAAGCTAAAAAAATGGGACGGTTTGAAGGATTAACTAATGCTAGTAAAAGAGCGATTTTTACTTTAAAACCAGGTGAAAAATTAGAGTTATTTAATAACGAATAA
- the rpsS gene encoding 30S ribosomal protein S19, translating to MGRSLKKGPYIASHLLKKVELLNSNNKREVMKTWSRRSTISPAFINHTVAVHDGRKHVPVFVTEDMVGHKFGEFAPTRSFGGHGNDKKKK from the coding sequence ATGGGAAGATCATTAAAAAAAGGACCATATATTGCGTCACATTTATTGAAAAAAGTTGAGTTGTTGAATAGTAATAATAAAAGAGAAGTAATGAAAACTTGATCGCGTCGCTCTACTATTTCTCCTGCCTTCATTAATCATACAGTTGCTGTTCATGATGGTAGAAAGCATGTTCCGGTTTTTGTAACTGAAGATATGGTTGGTCATAAATTTGGTGAATTTGCACCAACAAGATCGTTTGGTGGGCACGGAAATGATAAGAAGAAGAAATAG